One genomic window of Cloacibacillus sp. An23 includes the following:
- a CDS encoding YebC/PmpR family DNA-binding transcriptional regulator has product MSGHSHWAGIKHRKAAQDAKKGVAFQKLIKDVIAAAKAGGGDPNSNFRLKVAIDRARAGNVPVDNIERGIKRGTGELGGEMEVVLYEGYGPNGVAVMVEVMTDNRNRTAPEMRSLFTKTGGAIGEMGCVAWNFDRKGVIEVTGDGIDEDALMMAAIDAGADDLEAEDGGFQITCDPSVLSQVGEALKNDGYNVDTMEIQMIPKNTVTINNKADAQKLLAMVERFEDHDDVQAVYSNFDIPEEILAEIE; this is encoded by the coding sequence TTGTCAGGACATTCGCATTGGGCGGGCATCAAGCACCGCAAAGCAGCTCAGGACGCCAAGAAGGGCGTCGCCTTCCAGAAGCTTATAAAGGACGTAATAGCTGCCGCTAAGGCCGGCGGCGGAGATCCCAATTCCAATTTCCGCCTTAAAGTCGCTATAGACAGAGCGCGGGCCGGCAACGTCCCCGTGGACAACATCGAGCGCGGCATCAAACGCGGCACAGGCGAGCTCGGCGGCGAGATGGAGGTCGTGCTTTACGAAGGCTACGGCCCGAACGGCGTCGCCGTCATGGTTGAAGTCATGACCGACAACCGTAACCGCACCGCTCCGGAGATGCGTTCGCTTTTTACTAAGACCGGCGGGGCTATCGGAGAGATGGGATGCGTCGCGTGGAATTTCGACCGCAAGGGCGTGATCGAGGTGACCGGAGACGGCATCGACGAGGACGCTCTTATGATGGCGGCCATCGACGCTGGGGCCGACGACCTTGAGGCGGAGGACGGAGGCTTCCAGATCACATGCGATCCGTCCGTGCTGTCGCAGGTCGGCGAAGCTCTTAAGAACGACGGATACAACGTTGATACGATGGAAATCCAGATGATACCGAAGAACACCGTCACGATCAACAACAAAGCGGACGCGCAGAAGCTTCTCGCGATGGTCGAGCGCTTCGAGGATCACGACGACGTTCAGGCCGTCTACTCGAATTTCGACATTCCGGAAGAGATTCTTGCTGAAATCGAATAG
- the ruvC gene encoding crossover junction endodeoxyribonuclease RuvC, giving the protein MLKSNSSEDGAIRALGIDPGLGTLGYGVVSQYGNSLKCETYGVIKTPTGLSLAQRLARLYFELKQVAEEFPPDMVAVEKLFFGRNTTTAEMVWQARGVVLLLAAQLGFEPYEIKPNEVKLAVCGYGGAEKGQVQGMVAHMLGLAKNPSPDDAADALAIAIAGLAVHTYDRNIMRGC; this is encoded by the coding sequence TTGCTGAAATCGAATAGCAGCGAAGATGGCGCTATTCGCGCTTTAGGGATAGACCCCGGGCTCGGCACGCTGGGCTACGGGGTCGTTTCGCAGTATGGGAACTCGCTGAAATGCGAAACCTACGGCGTGATAAAGACTCCGACCGGCTTGTCTCTCGCGCAGCGTCTCGCGAGGCTCTATTTCGAACTGAAACAGGTAGCGGAAGAATTCCCGCCTGACATGGTGGCCGTCGAGAAGCTATTTTTCGGCAGGAACACGACTACTGCGGAGATGGTCTGGCAGGCGCGCGGGGTCGTGCTTCTCCTCGCGGCGCAGCTCGGCTTCGAACCGTACGAGATAAAGCCGAACGAGGTCAAGCTCGCGGTCTGCGGCTACGGAGGCGCGGAGAAGGGGCAGGTGCAGGGCATGGTCGCCCACATGCTCGGTCTCGCAAAGAATCCGAGCCCCGACGACGCGGCGGACGCGCTCGCGATAGCCATAGCGGGCCTCGCGGTCCACACTTACGACAGAAACATCATGAGAGGCTGTTGA